One genomic segment of Epinephelus fuscoguttatus linkage group LG19, E.fuscoguttatus.final_Chr_v1 includes these proteins:
- the atf4b gene encoding activating transcription factor 4b, producing the protein MTMMMTSSQFGLEDMEALLWGPFSPTADAMSLLSSRPDQGDQQEGGGTSLEGDTSPVSPLTSSSLSSSSSPPPFYSPPPSPPAVLLQGDKAGTESDLLSLPWMGHPGHLRQAVSDDVKEDVFGDLDWMAEKVDLSEFDLDSLIGCDSAEESPSSPEDLLASLDCPMELDSLPMPALSAPVLSSPPSVTRPSIPPPPSTPPTVCSVPSVIPVDEPESCIDDQDVPCLPMCVPEPQQELEIKSEPASPDPPSPEVDSPASPAYTLDLGSEVDVSESEVKPVVASVVPPVPRLVLSLSPTRIVLVLAPKDEIGITTTTVTTTPQIIHSPPASPPQKSSRSRPYPEPAFKPSPPSTSATSVKVKSLRGADGEERASFKAPKAKKLKKMEQNKTAATRYRQKKKAEQESLLEEHTHLERKNMELREKAESMAREIEYLKELMDEVRQARTKKGLSADP; encoded by the exons ATGACCATGATGATGACAAGCTCACAGTTTGGCCTGGAAGACATGGAGGCCCTTCTCTGGGGACCTTTCTCTCCCACGGCTGACGCCATGAGCCTCCTATCTTCACGCCCTGACCAAGGAGATCaacaggaaggaggagggaCCTCGTTGGAGGGGGACACCTCGCCCGTGTCGCCCCTCACCTCCTCATCgctgtcctcttcctcctctcctcctcccttctaCTCTCCTCCTCCCTCGCCGCCGGCTGTCCTCCTCCAGGGGGACAAAGCTGGGACGGAGTCTGACCTGCTCTCCCTCCCCTGGATGGGCCACCCTGGTCACCTGAGACAGGCAGTCTCAGATGACGTCAAAG AGGATGTGTTTGGTGACCTGGACTGGATGGCTGAGAAGGTGGATCTGAGCGAGTTTGACCTGGACTCCCTGATTGGCTGCGATTCTGCTGAAGAGTCCCCCAGCTCTCCAGAAGACCTCCTAGCCTCCCTGGATTGCCCCATGGAGCTCGACTCCCTCCCAATGCCCGCTCTCTCAGCTCCTGTGCTCTCCAGTCCTCCCTCTGTTACTCGTCCCAGCATACCTCCCCCTCCCTCTACTCCTCCCACTGTCTGTTCAGTTCCTTCAGTCATTCCAGTTGATGAACCCGAATCCTGCATTGATGACCAGGATGTTCCCTGCCTTCCCATGTGTGTCCCAGAGCCACAGCAGGAGCTGGAAATCAAATCTGAGCCCGCCTCTCCAGACCCACCTTCCCCCGAGGTCGATTCTCCCGCCTCCCCAGCCTACACCCTGGACCTGGGCAGCGAAGTGGACGTCTCAGAGAGCGAGGTGAAGCCAGTGGTAGCCTCTGTCGTCCCTCCTGTCCCCAGGCTCGTGCTCTCCCTTTCCCCTACCCGCATCGTCCTTGTGCTGGCTCCCAAAGATGAAATTGGtatcaccaccaccactgtaaccaccacaccacagatCATTCATTCCCCTCCCGCCTCCCCTCCACAGAAGTCTTCCAGAAGCAGACCGTACCCCGAGCCTGCATTTAAACCTAGTCCACCATCTACCAGTGCCACCAGTGTCAAAGTCAAGTCCCTGCGGGGTGCAGATGGAGAGGAAAGGGCATCTTTCAAGGCGCCGAAGGCGAAGAAACTGAAGAAGATGGAGCAGAATAAGACAGCTGCCACGCGTTACAGgcagaagaagaaagcagaGCAGGAGTCCCTTCTGGAGGAGCACACACACCTGGAGAGGAAGAACATGGAGCTGAGGGAGAAGGCTGAGTCCATGGCCAGGGAGATCGAGTACCTCAAAGAGCTGATGGATGAAGTCCGCCAGGCCAGAACCAAAAAAGGTCTGAGTGCTGACCCCTAG